One part of the Mangrovibacillus cuniculi genome encodes these proteins:
- a CDS encoding methyl-accepting chemotaxis protein, whose amino-acid sequence MKAFNVFKGISFWDLVKKRKKHSEKTKDIFTIRFRLIAVTFLLLTLTGASTGIISYINSKQSTLTMMEDRLQREVHMMYEIAQNLIMINVGNEDAFTKQVEKVVRSQDSLMSQDGLSGEFFLLKDGKLSPYKVSERSNVTLSNSVIEDIESIGKGTLHTEIGGIPYTISFYSIQELKGHYIIVVPQHQFMKPVNEMAKVMGISVIICLVIATIVLLFFVQTITQPIQYLRNIMRSVRDGNMVDEVNIKTSLPEILSLNKSFTAMMENMKTLLQNIQYTTKKLTETGDTLQSSSHHLLEENEIMVETVRMVQQGADQTASTSEKSLTNFHQMKVTVQQIFDSMKIIYQTADRMNESSTVGDHRIKEMMKTLESFVGDFNEMANTIQGVKNHSLEIRHVITTINQIAEQTKLLALNAAIEAARAGEAGKGFAVVANEVRKLAEQSTSATVGITETITDMEYIAQSAADEFSVLSSKFQKQFEESSKSREAFNQLLKEVVVISKDLKTSQDYVEDLQKVLPEVETSTEAFASISQETLAGSEQMLAAFEKQLENVKGTHTIGMQLSEVSNELASLIEPFEFEVDNIEEELKSSS is encoded by the coding sequence GTGAAGGCGTTTAATGTGTTTAAGGGGATAAGTTTTTGGGACTTGGTGAAAAAAAGAAAAAAGCATAGTGAAAAGACAAAGGATATTTTTACTATTCGCTTTAGATTGATTGCCGTAACATTCTTATTATTAACACTTACAGGAGCAAGCACAGGAATTATTTCTTATATAAACTCCAAACAATCTACTTTAACGATGATGGAAGATAGACTCCAACGAGAAGTACATATGATGTATGAAATTGCTCAAAATTTAATCATGATAAACGTTGGGAATGAAGACGCTTTTACCAAGCAAGTAGAAAAAGTAGTACGTAGTCAAGATTCATTAATGTCTCAAGATGGACTTAGTGGTGAGTTTTTCTTATTAAAGGATGGAAAGTTAAGTCCGTATAAGGTAAGTGAGCGATCGAATGTAACTCTCTCTAATTCTGTTATAGAAGACATTGAATCTATCGGAAAAGGTACTTTACATACGGAAATAGGTGGAATACCTTACACGATTTCCTTCTATTCTATCCAGGAACTAAAGGGTCACTATATCATTGTTGTTCCTCAACACCAATTCATGAAACCAGTAAATGAAATGGCAAAAGTAATGGGGATTTCAGTAATTATTTGCTTAGTGATTGCAACAATCGTCTTACTCTTCTTTGTTCAAACAATAACCCAACCAATTCAATACTTAAGAAATATTATGAGAAGTGTGAGGGATGGAAACATGGTGGATGAAGTCAATATAAAAACATCCCTACCAGAGATTCTATCTTTAAATAAAAGTTTCACTGCCATGATGGAAAACATGAAAACATTGTTACAAAATATTCAATACACGACAAAAAAGTTAACCGAAACGGGAGATACTTTACAATCATCCTCTCATCATTTACTAGAAGAAAACGAAATAATGGTAGAAACTGTTCGAATGGTTCAACAAGGAGCAGACCAAACTGCTTCCACATCAGAGAAAAGCTTAACTAATTTTCATCAAATGAAAGTAACGGTTCAGCAAATTTTCGACTCCATGAAAATAATTTATCAAACAGCCGATAGAATGAATGAATCTTCTACCGTTGGTGATCACCGAATAAAAGAGATGATGAAAACATTAGAGAGCTTTGTCGGTGACTTTAACGAAATGGCTAATACGATTCAAGGGGTAAAGAATCACTCTTTAGAAATTCGACACGTCATTACCACTATTAATCAAATTGCAGAACAAACGAAGCTCTTAGCCTTAAATGCAGCTATCGAAGCAGCACGAGCGGGGGAAGCTGGAAAAGGCTTTGCAGTAGTAGCAAATGAAGTTAGAAAACTCGCAGAACAATCCACATCTGCTACTGTAGGTATAACAGAAACGATAACAGACATGGAATACATCGCTCAATCCGCAGCAGATGAGTTCTCTGTCTTAAGTAGTAAATTTCAAAAACAATTTGAGGAATCTAGTAAAAGTAGAGAAGCATTTAATCAGTTGTTAAAAGAAGTAGTCGTTATCTCAAAAGACTTAAAGACTTCTCAGGACTATGTAGAAGATCTACAAAAAGTACTCCCTGAAGTAGAGACATCGACAGAAGCATTTGCATCTATTTCACAAGAAACTTTGGCAGGTAGTGAGCAAATGTTAGCTGCATTTGAAAAACAATTAGAGAATGTGAAAGGTACACATACTATCGGAATGCAACTATCAGAAGTGTCTAATGAATTAGCATCATTAATAGAACCTTTTGAATTTGAAGTCGATAACATAGAAGAAGAATTAAAAAGCAGCTCTTAA
- a CDS encoding MFS transporter: protein MKKILIPISLLPFLMVIGNSMLIPVLPTIQSALLLTNQETSQILHAFTFPAAIAIPFISFISDRVSRKAMINASLVLMLIGSCICLLASIAPSPSFPWLLSGRVIQGIAAAGTTPLAMSLVGDLFIDQERLEALSLLEVSNSIGKVVSPLIGATAAITVWYGVFFVFPIVTLVTLLFIQATVPNQKPQEVEFTNHYWNNVKEVVTKHFFSIWVPFCLGGLSLFFIFATLYWLSFLIESTYRIDGFLKGTAFLFPLTSLSLTSYWAGKHGKSSSGNSLFLYKLSGILMIISTVPILFVHSLGGILFFTTLIFSGIGFLLPLLSKHITTVVSGRERGLVVGLYGAARFLGVALGPFVLANRVFNNSFVTTLLVVTVLITCLLLYFMVKNCRKSVFIPEN, encoded by the coding sequence ACTAATCAGGAAACCAGTCAAATTCTACATGCATTTACTTTTCCTGCAGCTATTGCTATTCCGTTTATTTCTTTTATATCGGACAGAGTTAGTAGAAAGGCCATGATTAATGCTTCTTTAGTTCTTATGTTAATAGGAAGTTGTATTTGTTTGCTAGCTTCCATTGCACCATCACCAAGTTTTCCTTGGCTACTAAGTGGCAGAGTTATTCAAGGTATTGCAGCAGCAGGTACAACCCCTCTAGCTATGAGTTTAGTGGGAGATTTATTCATTGATCAAGAACGTCTAGAGGCATTGAGTTTACTTGAAGTATCCAATAGTATCGGGAAAGTTGTTTCTCCTTTAATTGGTGCTACAGCAGCAATAACAGTTTGGTATGGTGTATTTTTTGTGTTTCCAATTGTCACATTGGTAACCCTACTTTTTATTCAAGCTACGGTTCCGAATCAGAAACCTCAAGAAGTAGAGTTCACTAATCACTATTGGAATAATGTAAAAGAAGTTGTCACAAAGCACTTCTTTTCTATATGGGTTCCATTCTGTTTAGGAGGTCTTTCTCTCTTTTTTATCTTTGCAACCTTGTATTGGCTATCTTTTTTAATAGAAAGTACCTACCGAATAGATGGATTTCTAAAAGGAACTGCTTTTTTATTTCCCCTTACTAGTCTATCTTTAACGTCTTATTGGGCAGGAAAACACGGTAAATCCAGTTCAGGAAACTCATTATTTTTATACAAATTAAGTGGAATTCTTATGATCATTAGTACAGTTCCAATTTTGTTTGTCCACTCCTTAGGTGGGATATTATTTTTCACGACACTAATTTTCAGTGGGATTGGGTTCTTGTTACCGTTACTTAGCAAGCATATTACGACGGTAGTTTCCGGACGTGAGCGAGGATTAGTGGTTGGGTTGTATGGAGCTGCTCGTTTTCTTGGAGTTGCACTAGGTCCTTTTGTATTAGCAAATAGGGTGTTTAATAACTCATTTGTGACGACACTATTAGTTGTTACAGTTCTAATTACCTGTTTGCTTCTTTATTTTATGGTAAAAAATTGTCGAAAAAGTGTCTTTATTCCCGAAAATTAA